The genomic window GTTTCAACCTAGGAGCTTTTAGAAGTCAGGATTCCCAGGCATATCCCTGATAAGTTAAATCAGAATCTCTGAGAATAGGAGAAAGAATACGGTAATTTATAGGTTAAGAATCACTGGAGTCTttactgttgttattgttgtttatgtttgttttcagtgtaAGTCTTGATCTATACTTCCCTATCTTTCAGGACTCTAGTGCAACTTAAAGAAATCTACAACTAACTAGATGACAATTATTCTAGTAAAGCAGTAAAAGAGAAGTGGTCCTACCCTGTTTCCTTAAAGAACTACAGATCAGGAGcctgagacagaaagagtgtacTGCACTTTACTTCCCCAAAGCAAGAGAATGACTCCGGGCTGAGACGGAAGACCTTGAGACCATGAAATAAGACtggaagataaaaagaaaaaaaaagggggggggagtgaaaagaggagagaagaaagaagagagcatCTTCATGTTATTCAAAGGGCAGGGCAGGCACAcagggagaaaatgaaatggcaaagggtaatagagagaaagaaaagggagaaggaaataaATTGTAAATATTATGACCTGCAGGCTACAAGGAAGCAGTGGAGTTACTGACCTCTCTGTATCCAAGGCTCCATTGCCTAGCAGAACCTCTATGACCTCATGCTGAAGTAGATCACAGCCcaaggtgggggggagggggcttacCTCCCTGGGCAGCTTAGGAGTTCCTGCAGCAGCCACTACCTTGCCCAACCCCTCCCACTCCCTACCATGTTGGTCAGTAACCCCCACCTGCTAACACTGGATGAAGCAGATGCCACTTGGACCCTCATCAAGGATAAGGTAGGTAAAATAAGGAGGCTAAGAAGGAAGTGGCTAAGTGTGACCAGGCTGATTCTTAGGTGGTCTCTGTGTAGAAAGAGGTGGGACATCTAAGACAATAGTGGCAGCAATAACTGACatataaaagcacaaaataaacacctgagtgaatgaatgaactgaGGATGAACAACTAATTTAAGACAAACATCAAAATTCttcagaggaaaaaggaaaaaatgtgtaTTTCCAAGCTTAAACCACCATCTTAGAGAAGCGACCATCAGACTTGAGGCAGCCTTAATGGCCCTTAACAACCATTGCTTGGAAATATGCTCACCACAGAGGCAAGGGAAGCAGAAATAAGAGAGCAAAGGATTTTCCCAAGATTAAGAGTAATTGGTTTCAACAGTGCTCATCTGTATCTACCCTAGACCTGCTGAAATTATAGTGAACATAAATGAGGCCTTCCtccataggaaagaaaaaagaaaacccttcttATATTATCTCAGTGAATAACTCAGGGCAGAGATACACAGAGTAAGTGGAACGACTTCAAACAGAACAGGGCACCTCTGAGTGcccttatttccttctttcaatGTACAGGCCAGCACTTCAAAAACAGCTTTATGGTACAAAGTAAGAGCAGGGCAGCTTCAGGGGCCACTGGATGAACTCAATGTAGGAGCACAGATATGTGGGATCTGGTGGATAAAAAGTAGATCACTTGGAACTTTTATGTGCCCTTGCTCTCTAGCATAACTGAGAGCCAGAAGGTTCAGTCAATGAAAGTTTGAATGGATGGCTATCTTAATAGCTAAGTTACTACTAAAGAGGATCTTACAATGTTCCCAGGTACTCTCAATAACTGCTCACCAGTTACACatactccaaacaaaaacaagaaataaagaaggataaACCTAAGGAACTAAAAACTCTAAATGGATACTGGAATGAGACAAAGATTAGgcctcacacacagaaacaactaTCCCTCGCAGGTTGGGTAGAAAACACAAAAGAGGTAACTAACCCCCACAAACAACAGGCATTGTAAGCCTACATCCGTGTGTCCTTTCTCACCAATATTATCCCATCTCCTAAGCAAGATCTTTGAAGATTCCTTTTTTCCACATTCATGATGAGACTAAGTTCTACCAATTCTGTGACTTCGACTTCCCATTACCTTAGCTCAGGAAATAAAATCATGTTTTGCTTGCATTATTTCAACAGTCTTGTTATTTCCCTTTCCCGCTTTATAACTATGaaaaatcagttctcttcttcctgatCCCATCTTCCACCCAGAGCCTACAAATGGCTTTCCATTGGCCTCAGGATAAAACAATCACTTATAAAAGGCTTACACACACAGCTTTCCATAAACTAACTCCTgtgtgcctttcctcttcctacctTAAATGCAAGCAATATGAAATTATGTGTTCCTAAATGTACATGATTTGATGGTTCAGGGAttttccctggctgtcctttcTGCTAGGAATGACTACTGCCCAACCTGCTAATCCCGCCAAAGCTCAAGTACTGCCACTACCAAACGTCTTTGACCATCTTTCTATCAAAGACAAAGGCTGTTAAATCACTTGTCTTTATCTCAAACTGCTATCATTTTACTTAGCTAACTATTGTTCACATTTTTGTCTCCTCCATTAGCCCAAGCTACTTTAGGATAAGAACGAAGTCTCATTCTTTCATGTATCCAAGTATCTACCATAATCTGGCACAAAATAAGACATTCAAGGTTTTACTACAGAAGGGAACTAGGTGATAAGAAGTGTGGGTCTATTTATACCATAGAAATGTACTTAAAGAGTGAACAGTGGTGGGAAGGTCAATTTAGACAACACAAGTTAACCTCTGACCTTAACTCAGACCCTGACTTATAAACTGGCCACCTGCAGGTCATCGAGGAACGTTTTGGGTCCAATGTAGTGGCAGTACCTTTTCTGTCGGATGCAGCCTGCTATGATCTACTGGGCGTTCTAGTGAAACAGTCCCGTCCAGCCCACACCCGCCTAATTTTGCCAGGCCGGCAGGGTCGAAGGGCACTGAAATCAGTAGGGCTGCTACCAAATCTTCTAGAACAGGTAGGGTCTGATGGTGTCTTTTCCCACTGCACTCGGGAATACTCACCAAATGGCCAAGCCGAGATAGCCTATGAAGAAATGAGAATGTTGGATGGGCAGCCCTGCCGGATCCGCCTACATATGGGAGGCCTGCGCAAGAAAGTTGCCTTCCTACTGCTACCACCAGGGCAGGTGAGCCTACAGCAGAATCTTCCTTGGCTCCGAAGCACCCACAGCATCTACGTCATCTACCAGGTCTTCTCCTGCACCTGGctgcagctagggctgttaccgACAGCCCGTGAGCCCCAGCTGCTCCGGTTACAGCGGTCATTACCTATTGCTTTCTCCTGCCTCAAGTTTTCACTGCAGCCCAAGGGTGTGCTGGGACCACAGAAGTCTCTAACCAAAGACCCATTGCCCCAAGGAGCCATCTGGGTTAGACCTAGCCTTAGCATCTTATCAACTCTGGCCCCCACATCAGTACCTGCTGATACCCTTGAAGTTGCTGATGTATCTCCACCTGTCCCAGCCCCACCTACACCACCTCCCCAAGAAGGGCCAGAAAGCAGACCCACCAGATTCTCCTATAAGGGTCGAAACCCCTTCCGGAGGGGCCCCTATATGCTTTCAGGTACTGCTAGAGGAAATGAAGATGAGGGATGGGAAAGACCATTGGAGGGAGAGGGTACAGGGAGTGTAGCCCATGAATGGGTTCAGCAACCGAGTGTGTACAGGACCCTTATGAAGGGACAGACTTGAGGGAGCCCAGGGAGGGTGAGATGGAAGCATGACCCTGGTAagggtgtgtggtggggggatgTGTGTAACAGAATCAGAGGGAGGGACTAGGGCGGAAGATCAGGGGGGGCATGAGTCAAGCTGTGACTATCCCCAACCCTAGCAGAGAACTGGCTCTTCAGCCCCCGCAACCCCCCACCAGGAGCCCAGGGTGGGGGCCCCGGGGACCCCGACCGGCACTCCATGTCCCTGCCCCTGCTGCAGGGTCTGTCCTCGGAGTTCGACAGCGACGAatgaagctgaggcaagagatgCAGGGGGCAAGGCCCCTAAGATCTGACATAGGGATACTGGTCCCCAATAAACATCAGCTGCTGCACCCCCAAACCACCTTGGGCCTGTGTGCTTCTTCCTTCTGGGATGCAGAAAATGAGTCTCCATTTTCCCCTAAGCATTAAGTCCTCTCGCTTCTAAGAGTAAAGGGGCTACCTTGAAACCCAACCATCAGTGTTACCACCAGAAAGGCCCCCTGATGATTCATGTCCCACCTGCATACAACCTTCACAGGGACACAGCCCCAGAGATAAAGGGTGCCAAAGAAGAATGAGCACAAAATAGAGATTTCCCTTTTATACATATTGCAACAAATTCTCATAAAACATTCatctgaaataaattaaaaagtccaTTTGTCACTGCCTCCAAACATAAAAAGGAGCCCGTGTCCTGGAATTCAGCCCAGGCCACAGAAGGCCCTGATTGTCCATGGAAGAAAATTAAGGATTGAGGGGCCCAAAGCCTGAGATGGGAGGAACAGATACCTCCTCTGAAGTATCCAACAAGAAAGGCGAGGTGACGGCATGGGCCTGGGAGATGGCAGCCAACTCCTTGAGAAACTCAGGGAAAATGACTGCACAGTAGACAGCGTTCTTGACTCGCAGAGCCTCACCTTGTCGTTCAGAAGCCCCGCTCCGGGGGAGCAGAACTGGGGTTGAAGCGCCTGGAGAGCCCCCACCTAGTCCAAATCCTGTTCCTTCTCGCCCAGGCTGAAGAACCTGTGCCGCCTGCCGGGCTCTGGTGGGACTATGTGCATGCCGCAGGAGTAACTCCCCCAAGGATGGCCTCCGGCTCCTCACTGAGAAGAAACAGGAGTATCAAgaaggtgctgggattagggaACCTGCCCTAGTCTGGGAAACAGATTCCCCAACCCCCTTAGGTTCTTGAACTTCTCCCCTGGGTTCTGGAAGAATGGAAGGACAAGATGGACAAAAACTGAATTGAAGTTCCTTTTTTGTCTCAACTCTAAAAATGACTAAAGATTTGAGACAGGAGTTTTTCCTCATACCAAAATCCTACTTGCTCAGCATTTCCCCTCTATCCAGTCTCTTCAGCAGCCAATATTTGAACTACTTTATTCCCAGCTAcaactccttccttccccatgaCACCTCATCCTAAAGAATTTATTCTAACCACTGTTAGATGGCTCCCATACATAATATGCCCCAACTCTGTGTTTCCTATcactctctagagcagtggttctaaactttcttaatgctgtgaccctttaatacagatccatgttgtgctgaccctcaaccataaaactaCTTCGTTAccatttcataactgtaattttgctactgttctgaactGTAATATTAACACCTAATATGTAGGctatctgatatgcaatcccccaaggggtcacgacccacaggttgagaaccattgctctagcaCCACATCCAACCAACTACTTCTACTTTGCTCTGACTACCTAAAGCTGACCTACATCATCTGCTCCTTCCAATACCTACATGTACAACTGCAATTCAGGGATGGCTTCATTTCTTAACACTCCACTGCCTGTCTAGGATCCGTGTCCTTATACTAACTACTACCTCATCACTCACCAGTCCCCGACCTATACCACCAAGACCTCCCTCCCGCTGGGTATGCCCAGACAGCTTCACATTTGTTTCTGTCTAACTTTCTGGATTCCATCACTTAAGTAGCCTAGACTCTAGCCCCTCAATTATGGGAAATGTCTCTAATCGCCACCTCTAACAGTGCTTACAGAAACACCATACAGACTTATTAATCTTGCATTCAGAGCCTTCACAACCAGGGTCTCACTCAGCAACCTACCTTCATTGGATCCAATAGGCATCTTATATCTATCTGCAGCTTCCTTCGGCTACCATTTGTCATTCCTACTTTTTTATCCTTTCTGCCTTAGTTATTTCCACCTGGGAAAACCCTGAAAATACTTCTGTGATCTTCTCTATGCTGACTTCATGTTCTTCTATCATTAACTCAACATCAATAATTTCTTCCCAAGGCTTCTCTCTCATGCACTAAACTATGAACTCAAGAACTTAAGAATGTCACATGTAATGTTTCCTTAGCTCCTAAACTACTACCAAATCCTGTCATATTTAATGCTTCCGTATCTCCTTAATCACTGATAATTCTGTAAAAACCTGCTTCccaagtagtaaaagacaagatctcctgagtacattgggagcacggggaccacgggagagggttggaggggaggggagcggcagggaggggagtagagaaaaatgtatagctcaataaaaatcaataaaaaaataaataaataaaaatttacaaattaaaaaaaaaaaacttccttctCATCTCTGCTCTACCagatgcttgctgcttttctttctcactaCTCAAATTCAAACCTCCCTGGTCCTGATTGTTCTTCCTGAATCCCTTCTCTTAACTCCAATTCATCTGCAATCAATCACTTCTaacaataagattttaaaaacctcTCCTAGTTTCTTAGTGTCTGAAAGAAAAATCACTACTTCTACTCCAAAAGCTTCCACTCTAAAAGCCTCTTACTCTGGCCAAACCTTTCTAGCCATATCACCAATTGCTTCACAGCCTTGTAAAGCCCCCTACTCTCATCATTCGAAGGCAAATACCACATCAAGTTCTCACAATATCCAATACCcaagaatttctttctctttccttgttcttctaCCATTATGTAGGTTTTGTAGATACTGACAATTAGGGTCTTAATATAATGACTCTATCCTCTGACTCAAaacctggaaaaacaaaaaatgaagactCAAACTCTTCAGTTTCTGGATCTTAACTAACTTGGGCTAATGAGGTGTCAGGGAGAATAAGGAAGGATTGTCAATTAGTCCTTACCTACAGACTCAGAGCGGCGGGGAGCAGGGCCTGCTGTAGGACCTTCAGCCCAGTCCAGCTTGCCACGAGCAATGAGGTACTTCTTGGCTTTGGATAGCAGAGCAGGGAAGTCCTCCTGGGAGGCTGCAAAGCTCTCAATCTTATTCTTCACAGATCCCAGCACCTATGAGACACAATTTTAGAATGTTTCCAGTGGTTTCACACTGACACAAGCCTTCCTAGCCCCACTGCACCTGTTCCCAGGCCACCCAAGGTCACTCTAGCTGTGGGCCTAGCCCACCATTGAGCCTGGACgcacccatgcatgcatgcatcgcACACCTGCAGCAGGGACTTGACACTGGGCTGGAAGACCATGTTGGTGTTGAGCAGGAAAGAGCGGAGCAGGGGCTGGGGGTGACAGGCCAGCTGGGCCACCAGCCCCGTCAGCAGGAAGTTGACATAGACGGAGTTCTGCAGCATGTTCTCGAGTTTGGCAAAGAGCACAGCCATGAAGGGGCCTGGGAAGGGGGTGGGCACAAGGATACAAAGCCTGAACACAATGCACATCGCAAGCATTCCTCCCCTAACAAGACCCCCACTAGATGAAATTATATGAGTGTGTTAAATGACTTGTGACCACTTTCTCTGGACAATTAAGGTATCCAGATGCCAGCATTATAGTATTATGACTGAAGAGTCAGATCTTAAGCTCTAGAGTGTAGACACATCTCAAATTTCAGATGTGCTCTGTTACTTGATAAGTTGAAAGCTTGACAATATTTAGTTTCctattttatagtaaaataacTATACCTACCTCATAAGATAATTAAGAGGACCAATGAGATATCAATGTCAAATATCAAGTACAAGAGCTGGCAAGTTTTTTCATTTGATTATAACCATATCCTACACTGTATTTCTCAGTTTTTAAGAAGCTTCATTCAAGAACACAACAGAAGAATACACAGAGAACCAAGTCACAAAACTAGTTCCATGTTAGACAGAATAGCAAAATAGTggtcagaaagaaagcaaaaaagataaaacaacaacaaagaaagagactGTGCATTTCAAAGCAAGTAGAAATCTTTAGAGGTACAGAGACAGTATCAGTTTTGTCTTTCAGGAGCAGGGAATCAAGGAGGTTGACTAGGCTCTACAGGAATAGAATAGCGTAGTTCGGAGGCACAGGAAACTGACTCAGGATGAGAAGAAGGGATTAGCATTCTATCCTAGGAGAAACGCCTAAAGACATAACATGACACTGGACCACTGAAGCCGTCACAGTATTTCCGATGAAagatttttatagaaaatgaatatatttaaactATGATAGAAGAATGATGTACAAGTGGTGAATTCTGAAACAGATTTTATACCACCATCTACTACAGGTATCCATAGGACTACTCTTAGCCCAGAAGTAATACTAGCTTAAGGGTCCAAACAAAATCCCTAGCTTTATCCTTCTGTTCATTCCCTGGGAATATCTTCTAAGGGTTAATGCAAAGAGTACAACTGACtttacaaagaaaagggaaagaaacatcaaTTAATACTCAAAAGACTCTGGAAAAACCACACCACAACCTAGAGGTACTGAGCAGAAAAGGAGCGGAGCAGAAGCTAAACGAATAGGAAGATAGTTTTCTATAGTATGCTAAAGAAGAAATATGGCTCCAGACAGAAGCAATCCCAGGTTTATCAAGAAATGCAGCACACAGACTTGACTCTCGACAGCTAGGATAGGTGGTGCCTTACTGAACTTCAATCTTCTATGACCCACTAATAAAAATCCCAGGGAAAAGCTACCATTTGTTATGTTTTTACAATGTGCCAATATTATATTGAATGATTTTTCATGTACCAATGGTAGGCAGAATGCTAACTTAAAGGGTGCTTAATCTAAACTCTATAGTCTTAACCCTAGCCACTATACTGCTTcccagagattttgttttgttttgttttcccatgcTAAGATATAGATTACAGCTTGATAAAGACTTGTATtgctcacaaacaaaacaaagaaccagtCCAAAATCTCAGGTTGgatctagctccaggggatcaacCCAAAAGGGCCTATCAGGTACACTTTGTCATCACCCACACACTCCCAATCCTTACTAATCATATGTTCTTAAAATAACTGTATTGGACAGTCATGGCAACCAAAAAGGTACAAGACAATggatagaaaaatgaaatcaggCCCTTCTTTGAAGAGATAGAGAGCCAggcgggtggtggcgcacgcctttagtcccagcactcaggaggcagaggtaggNNNNNNNNNNNNNNNNNNNNNNNNNNNNNNNNNNNNNNNNNNNNNNNNNNNNNNNNNNNNNNNNNNNNNNNNNNNNNNNNNNNNNNNNNNNNNNNNNNNNNNNNNNNNNNNNNNNNNNNNNNNNNNNNNNNNNNNNNNNNNNNNNNNNNNNNNNNNNNNNNNNNNNNNNNNAAGAGCTGACTCCAGGGCCATTAAAGACCTAGCAGAAGACTCAAAACCCACATACACAGACTGGTGGGAATGGCACAAAACAGAGGTGCACATGTGTCTTTCGCACAGAATAGTACAAACATCATTCATGTGGTTCAGATATATTATTAACCAAGCACAGAGCATCCTATTTACCAATCCCAGGAAATGGCCAGactaaaggaaaaggaggagcatGCATATAGGGACAAACAAAGCTCAGACTTAAGTCAATATACAAACTAGCACAAGCACGGAAACACATAACAAGAAATATGAGGACACAGTATTACATGGTTGTATGCAGAAGGGACTCAAGCAAAATGGATCAGGGCtaggcaaacacacagaaatggcACAGCCAAAAAGTCTTAGAACTCTGCACAAACATGTTGAGAACATGCAAGTGTACACAGAAGAGGCTTAAGTTAAATAGCTTACCAGTGAAGGGCTGGCTCGGCAGCTGGTGGAGAGTTCGCAGAGGGCTGCTGAGGAAGGGGCCAGGGGGCTCAGGAGGGCAGGTGAAGCTCTCGtaggcctcctcctcctcaggagGTAGTGGAGGCTCTAGGGGAGGCTCTGAACCAGCTCCACCATTGCTCAATGCCACCTCCAGCTCCCGGAGCTCTTGCCCAAAGCTCTCTAATCCTGCCATACCCTCAGAGGTACCCTCTAATAATTCCTTAACTCCTTCCTGTGGCACCAGTCGTGGCACCAGACGAACCTTCTTGGCTCCTTCTGGCCATGGTCCTGGTACCCCATTGAGCTGGGGTGGGAGTAGGTGGCCAGGGGTATCCCCTACACCCACAGCTAGTCCCCTACTCCCTAggttttcctcctccccttcccccacattgTCCCTGTCCTCCTCAGGCAGTAGGCAGCGTTTCTTAGTCCGGGAGCCAAGAGGGTTAGGCTCAGGAGGGGGCCGCTCGCCATCATAAGGGGCAGACCAGGTTCGGCAGGCACGGACACAACGGTCTACACCACGGCGAGCCTCACGAAGATACTCCAGATAATTGTCTTCTAGCTCGCCAGGCTCCTCTGCAGGGCTAGGCCGTCGGCCAGGGCTGGAATTTGGGGATGCACTAAGCCCTGGGGAACGTGGAGCTGGACCTGGGGACTCAGGGCCACCTAGGCTCTGCTGCCGAAGAAACAAAGCCAGACGGGATGGTGTGGAGGGCCGAGGCACTGTTACCACTGAAGAAGAATCGACACTTGGGCTTCCAGGGCCTTTACAGGGaagaaaacataagcaaaatCAAGGAGATACATCAAGAGGAGTGAACAAGAGATATAGAGGCTAAAGGAGAAGATAGTGAGGAAGCAGAAATGGAACTATTTTGATAGCTAATTCTCCAGTCCCCAGACTAATTCACCCTAATCGATCACCCCTCACCGCCTccatcaatgaaaaaaaaaatgtaaacatagccaggtggtggtggaacacgcctttttatcccagcactcctgggaaggcagaagtaggtagatctctacgagtttgaggcctgcctggtctacagattaagttctaagacagccagagctgtaacacagagaaaccctgtctcaaaaaaaaaaaaaaacaataaacaaaaatcaaacaaaagaaccCACCCAAACAGAACACATGATGGAAATAAAGGAGAGAGGCAGACTAGACCTTTCCAGAAGTAATTTATCTGGGAAGGTTAAAGATCATCTCTGCAAGACCACTCATCAATCTCCCCAGAAATGGAATTCCTCTCACTGTCACCGTCCTCCCCTCACCATACCCCTGCTTTCTCTCTAGGCTCCCACAGAACCCAGGCCATACCCGTGatgtcctcccttctccctgcctctctgctaGGCCCACCTCGTGCCCATGAGGCATGCTCTGGACGAGGTGGGCTAGGGGCATGGTGCCGACAACAGCGAGGGATTAGGGAGAGAAACTTGTCAGCTGCTCGTCCATAAAGATCCACGTCACGCACAGCTGGCTTCTGGCTCAGCATCACATGGTTACATGGGACAAGATACCTGGGAGATAGCAGAAAGAGAATATAGCATCATCAGGAAAGACAGCACCTAAAAGCAGGCCAAGTGAACTACATTGCTAAACTAGGCTCAGGAGGACCCTCATAAGCAATCCCAATACAGCCCCATCACCCCAACAAAACTAGGCCCTGAGGGTCAGCCATCCCTCAGCCCTGCCCCCACAGGTACCTGAGAACCAGCTGCAGCAGAACATCCTCACAGCTGAGGTTCAGAAGGGTCCTGAAGAGACTCAGAGAGACCATGCAGAgctgagggggaaggggagggagggagtcaccATAAAAGCTGTCTATCCTCCAAAGTATTCACCAATGGGAACTCTCATTCCCCCAACCCCAGGCCTAACCAATCACTCCAAGAACAGCCTATGTACCAAAGTCTAGCACATACACAGTATGTTATGTATTAACCAGATAAACACATAATCTTTGTGCACAAGACTCTACTAGTGTCAGATCCACTAGAGTTCTACAGACCCTATACATAACTGGACTGTCAACATACTGATTCCATCAATGTTCCAAAGAGACCCCAAGAAAACAGACACTAAGAAACACTATACCAAAGCAAATAATTCACAGGAAACTACAGCAATATTACAGTCAAGTAAACACCTGTCAGAAGAGACTGTAGTCACATAGTAATTGAATGGCTGACAATAAGGAATCAGAGGGAACCTGGAAGAATCCCAACTGGGAAGTAGGTGGagtctgagtcacctctccaacc from Microtus ochrogaster isolate Prairie Vole_2 unplaced genomic scaffold, MicOch1.0 UNK73, whole genome shotgun sequence includes these protein-coding regions:
- the Fam160a2 gene encoding FTS and Hook-interacting protein isoform X1, with the protein product MEKMNWLSRLASRVPGHHVPQGASLQTPVVADPETCLMVFKNHWSQVVRILERQGPRAAAGGTADDLSAVRNHTYQMLTLLAEDRAIPSAPSGPGPLLEFALREDLLSRVLTWQLQWDEFGDGVEERRAEQLKLFEMLVSEARQPLLRHGPVREALLALLDACGRPVPSSPALDEGLVLLLSQLCVCVAREPSLLEFFLQPPPEPGAAPRLLLFSRLVPFVHREGTLGQQARDALLLLMALSDGSPTVGRYIADHSYFCPVLATGLSALYSSLPRKIEVPGDDWHCLRREDWIGVPALALFMSSLEFCNAVIQVAHPLVQKQLVDYIHNGFLVPVMGPALHKTSVEEMIASTAYLELFLRSISEPALLRTFLRFLLLHRHDTHTILDTLVARIGSNSRLCMVSLSLFRTLLNLSCEDVLLQLVLRYLVPCNHVMLSQKPAVRDVDLYGRAADKFLSLIPRCCRHHAPSPPRPEHASWARGGPSREAGRREDITGPGSPSVDSSSVVTVPRPSTPSRLALFLRQQSLGGPESPGPAPRSPGLSASPNSSPGRRPSPAEEPGELEDNYLEYLREARRGVDRCVRACRTWSAPYDGERPPPEPNPLGSRTKKRCLLPEEDRDNVGEGEEENLGSRGLAVGVGDTPGHLLPPQLNGVPGPWPEGAKKVRLVPRLVPQEGVKELLEGTSEGMAGLESFGQELRELEVALSNGGAGSEPPLEPPLPPEEEEAYESFTCPPEPPGPFLSSPLRTLHQLPSQPFTGPFMAVLFAKLENMLQNSVYVNFLLTGLVAQLACHPQPLLRSFLLNTNMVFQPSVKSLLQVLGSVKNKIESFAASQEDFPALLSKAKKYLIARGKLDWAEGPTAGPAPRRSESVVRSRRPSLGELLLRHAHSPTRARQAAQVLQPGREGTGFGLGGGSPGASTPVLLPRSGASERQGEALRVKNAVYCAVIFPEFLKELAAISQAHAVTSPFLLDTSEEVSVPPISGFGPLNP
- the Fam160a2 gene encoding FTS and Hook-interacting protein isoform X2; translated protein: MEKMNWLSRLASRVPGHHVPQGASLQTPVVADPETCLMVFKNHWSQVVRILERQGPRAAAGGTADDLSAVRNHTYQMLTLLAEDRAIPSAPSGPGPLLEFALREDLLSRVLTWQLQWDEFGDGVEERRAEQLKLFEMLVSEARQPLLRHGPVREALLALLDACGRPVPSSPALDEGLVLLLSQLCVCVAREPSLLEFFLQPPPEPGAAPRLLLFSRLVPFVHREGTLGQQARDALLLLMALSDGSPTVGRYIADHSYFCPVLATGLSALYSSLPRKIEVPGDDWHCLRREDWIGVPALALFMSSLEFCNAVIQVAHPLVQKQLVDYIHNGFLVPVMGPALHKTSVEEMIASTAYLELFLRSISEPALLRTFLRFLLLHRHDTHTILDTLVARIGSNSRLCMVSLSLFRTLLNLSCEDVLLQLVLRYLVPCNHVMLSQKPAVRDVDLYGRAADKFLSLIPRCCRHHAPSPPRPEHASWARGPGSPSVDSSSVVTVPRPSTPSRLALFLRQQSLGGPESPGPAPRSPGLSASPNSSPGRRPSPAEEPGELEDNYLEYLREARRGVDRCVRACRTWSAPYDGERPPPEPNPLGSRTKKRCLLPEEDRDNVGEGEEENLGSRGLAVGVGDTPGHLLPPQLNGVPGPWPEGAKKVRLVPRLVPQEGVKELLEGTSEGMAGLESFGQELRELEVALSNGGAGSEPPLEPPLPPEEEEAYESFTCPPEPPGPFLSSPLRTLHQLPSQPFTGPFMAVLFAKLENMLQNSVYVNFLLTGLVAQLACHPQPLLRSFLLNTNMVFQPSVKSLLQVLGSVKNKIESFAASQEDFPALLSKAKKYLIARGKLDWAEGPTAGPAPRRSESVVRSRRPSLGELLLRHAHSPTRARQAAQVLQPGREGTGFGLGGGSPGASTPVLLPRSGASERQGEALRVKNAVYCAVIFPEFLKELAAISQAHAVTSPFLLDTSEEVSVPPISGFGPLNP
- the CUNH11orf42 gene encoding uncharacterized protein C11orf42 homolog; protein product: MLVSNPHLLTLDEADATWTLIKDKVIEERFGSNVVAVPFLSDAACYDLLGVLVKQSRPAHTRLILPGRQGRRALKSVGLLPNLLEQVGSDGVFSHCTREYSPNGQAEIAYEEMRMLDGQPCRIRLHMGGLRKKVAFLLLPPGQVSLQQNLPWLRSTHSIYVIYQVFSCTWLQLGLLPTAREPQLLRLQRSLPIAFSCLKFSLQPKGVLGPQKSLTKDPLPQGAIWVRPSLSILSTLAPTSVPADTLEVADVSPPVPAPPTPPPQEGPESRPTRFSYKGRNPFRRGPYMLSGTARGNEDEGWERPLEGEGTGSVAHEWVQQPSVYRTLMKGQT